Below is a window of Cytophaga hutchinsonii ATCC 33406 DNA.
CATCCAGTGTTGCATCAATGGTATAATGCACATCCTGCTGCCAGTAGTCAGCTCTTGGTGCTTTGTTTTTCCAATAGTTTTTATTTGCCTTTGAACGGAATGTATTGGCTGGAAAAGGACTGGCCTGTGAAAAAGAAACGAAATAAGCCAGAAGCAACAGGGCAAGAAACGTATATCTCATAATTAATTTCGACAATATTTGTATAAGGAGGGCTTGGCAGCAAGTACGTGTAAACTATCTGCTTTATAGAAATTGCTACACGCTTTTAACGTGTCGTTATTCCTGAGATGTATTTGTCCAAGAAAATAATAAGCCTCACCATTAGCCGGGAATCGTTTTATCGTTTTAGCAAGTTGGGCCAATGCGTAATCTTCGTTGTGTTCATTGTAATGACATACGGCAATTTTAACAGACGCTTCAGCCGATGTAGGGTGCAATGCAAGGAATTTTCTATAATTATCACGTGCCTGGTCGTAAAATCTTGTCTGGAAAATAACATCTCCACGGTAATACAGCACACTGTCGTCTCTTTTATAATCAGGCAAGAATGATACTTTATATAAATTATCTGCCGCTTGTTTGTAGTCGCCGGTTTTTAAACAGGCTTTTATCGATTTTAAACCGACACGTCTTTTATCAACAGGCATTTCGAAATTTTCAAAAGAGCGTTTGTAATAAAGTGCAGCTAAGGAGTCTACGTTTCTTGTTTTTTTCAGCAGTTCAATACTTGTTGCATCGAAGTCCGGATCCTGAAAATTTTTCTGCAGTTCCAGGTCATAATAAAATAAATCATATGAACTGTTTGTAGCAAACTTTGAGTACAGGTCTCCGATCTTTTCGTTAACCTCCGGGTTTTTTAAATTTATTTCTAATGCAGAAAAGTAGAAGGATAGTGCCTGCATGTCGTTTCCTCTTGATTCAGCTTTTAATCCTTCATTAAAATATTTTTTTGAACTGTAGGTGTTCATAAACGAATAAAACCAGTAGCAGGCGAATATAAATACAACAGCTCCTATGGCAATAGAAATGTAGTAGGTATTTAATTTTTTTTGATATGCAGAAGTTCCTGATGCCGCAGGTTTAGGTCTTCTGTATTTAGGTTGCTGGTAGGTTGCTGTTGGCCGTTGATAGGCACGTTGTTGATTTTGTGCCGGCCTGCTTTGTTGAGCATGCTGCCCATACTGCAAACGGAAATCATAATTTTGCCTTGCTTGCTTATCTGAAAGTATTTGGTATGCTTCGTTTATTTTTTTGAAATGTTCTTCATAAAAAGCTTCCCCGGGATGTTTATCAGGATGATATTTTTTGGCTAAATCCTTAAATGCTTTTTTTATATCTGCCTCTGAAGCATATTTTGATACACCTAATAGTTCATAGTATGTAGACGCCATAGATAAATTTTTCCTGTAAAGTGTATCAAGATAGAAAAAGCCGTTTAGTTCACAAAGTGAAACAAACGGCTTTTATCAACGATAGGAGAAATATGTTAACGTAAAGAGAATTTTTTGCCCGGAAGCGCCTTCACAATTCCTTTGAACTCCATTTCCAATAATACCGAACTGATCTTTTGCATGGATAACTGCGACTTCCAGCTTAATTCATCAATATGTATGCCCTCATTATCGGTAAGTACAGCATAAATCATCAGCTCATCTTCTTCCAGATCAGCTAAGATAATATGTTTGTGTGCTTGTTGGGAAGGCGTGATGTCCCAGTTTAATAGTTCAATTAAGTCCGCCGCAGACGTTAATGCATGCGCTTTATTTTGTTTGATCAGATTGTTACAGCCTTCTGAAGCCATATCCGTTATTCTGCCTGGTACTGCCAGTACTTCCCGGTCATAACTATCAGCAATTTCAGCAGTGATCAAAGCACCTCCCGATTGCGTCGCTTCTATAACAATGGTAGCATCTGTCATGCCTGCAATGATGCGGTTTCTGGCTGGAAAGCGCATGGGTTCTGCAATGGAATCAAATGTATATTCGCTTAATAAACCACCTTGCTCCAACATTTTAAGAGCAGTGTTTTTGTGTACGGAAGGGTAGATGATGTTTGTGCCATTGGCCATAACACCTATGGTTTCCAGTCCAAGTTCCAATGCGTCGCGGTGCGCCTGTATATCTATTCCATAGGCCAGCCCGCTAACAACAAGCGGTTTATAAGATGCGATCTCTTCGAGTAATTTCCGTACAACCGATCTTCCGTATTCGGTTGCTTTTCGTGTTCCAACAATCGCAATGGATTTAGGTGGATTAAGGGCTGATGATCCTTTATAATAGAGAAGTGTAGGAGCATCCGGAATTTGTTTTAGCCGGTTGGGATAATCCGGATCGGTGTAAAAAAGCAATTGCGTGTCGAGTTTTTGCGCGCGCTCTACAATAGATTCCGCTTCATGTAAAACAGATGCGCTGTAAATATTATCAACCGTAACAGCTCCGATTCCCGGAATGTTTTTGAGTTTGCCTTTAGGTGTTTTAAAAATCTGTTCGGCGCAGCCGCAATAACTGATCAGCGTTTTAGTTGTAGCTGCGCCAACACCAGGGATAAGGCCCACGGCAACCTGGTAAATTTTTTCCTGCATAGCTGTGAAGGAATGTTTATTGAAGATTTTATGCTAATTTTTAAAAGTATTACACTTATTTACAAGTGTAAGGTTTAGAGTGTAAAGTGTAATCGTATCTTTTTTTAGTATATAGTGTAAACGTGTAAAGTGTAGTCGTATCTCTAATCGGTTTCAAATATAATTTAAAAGTCTGTTTAGATATCAAAAGTAAATATGAATTCGAGTGATTGATAGAGTCTACACTTTACACTTTAAACTCTACACTTATTAAGCTTTACTCTAAAAACTTATTACCCCTAAACTATACACACTAATCCACTCTAAACTAGCTCGCTATTCCATCTGCTTCTTCAAGTCAACCAAAAAATCCCGTACTTTCTGAAGAGAGTCCAGTAGTTCCATTTTATCTTTCGATTTATGGCGGTCTACTTTAAGCATTTCTTTTGCACCCTGCAGCGTATACCCGCGTTCTTTTACCAGATTGTAAATGAGCCTGAAATTCTCAATGTCTTCTTTGGTAAACTGACGGTTTCCGCGACGGTTTTTTTGCGGTTTAAAGATATCGAACTCTGTTTCCCAAAAACGAATCAGGGAAGGAGCAACTTTAAACATGGCAGAAACCTCGCCAATGCTGAAATATTTTTTTTCTATATCTTTCTCTTTGTAAGGCAATTTGGTAGCTGTATATGTATGAATACCTGAACGCTTATCCTCAAAATTACATATTCCGGCGGTTACATTTCTGCTCTAAACCTTTCAGTATTTTAATTGTTTTCCACATTTCAAGCTTCTTTGTGGAAAAACCTTCATTATGAAGCCGTTTCGCATTCCAAAAATTACATAAAAAGTTAAATCTGTTCAGTAAAATGGCACTTTTGCCGTGGTTTTTTCCTAAATTTGAATCTTATAAAATTCTGTTGAAAACCCAATTTTGAGTATGTCTTCGTTTATGACCTCAGCCGAAATCCGTCAGCAATTTCTGGATTTCTTTGCCTCCAAAGGCCACCAAATTGTTCCTTCTGCACCGATCGTAAATAAAAATGATCCGACGTTGATGTTCACAAACGCCGGGATGAATCAATTCAAAGATTATTTCCTGGGAAATGAAACGCCTAAATACCGCCGTATTGCCGATACACAAAAATGTTTGCGTGTATCCGGTAAACACAACGATCTGGAAGAGGTGGGTATTGATACCTATCACCATACCATGTTTGAAATGCTTGGTAACTGGTCGTTCGGAGATTACTTCAAAGAAGAAGCCATTGCCTGGTCTTGGGAATTATTAACTTCCGTATACAAACTTCCGAAAGACCGTTTGTATGTAACCATTTTTGAAGGCGATGATAAAGAAAAATTAGCTCGCGATACAGAAGCATATAACTTCTGGAAAAAATGGATCGCTGAAGATCGTATTCTGTTAGGGAATAAAAAAGATAACTTCTGGGAAATGGGTGAGCAAGGCCCATGCGGCCCATGTTCAGAGATTCACGTAGATCTTCGTACAGACGAAGAAGTAAAAGCTGTTGATGGTAAAACATTGGTGAACAACGATCACCCGCAGGTTGTAGAGATCTGGAACAACGTATTCATACAGTTCAACCGTAAAGCGGATGGCTCGTTGGAAGAACTTCCGGACAAGCACGTAGATACCGGTATGGGTTTCGAACGTCTGTGTATGGCGATTCAAAAGAAGAAATCAAATTACGATACGGATGTTTTTACACCCATGATTGATTTCGTAGCGAAAGCTGCAGGAATTAAATATGGTGCCGATGAGAAGACTGACATTGCAATGCGTGTTATGGCCGATCACATCCGTGCAATTTCATTTGTTATCGCAGACGGACAGTTGCCATCGAATAATAAAGCGGGTTACGTGATCCGCCGCATTCTGCGTCGTGCCGTGCGTTACGCATATACCTTCTTAAATTTAAAAGAACCGTTCTTATATAAATTGGTTGCTGTATTGGCTGATCAATTGGCGCATGTGTTCCCTGAATTGAAATCTCAACAGGATTTTGTTGCAAAAGTAGTGCAGGAAGAAGAAATCTCTTTCTTACGCACGCTTGATATTGGTTTGAGTAAATTAGAGCAGATCAGAGAAGAGTTGAAAGCGAAGAAAGCTACAACCATTGATGGTAAGACTGCTTTTGAATTATACGATACCTTTGGTTTTCCATTAGATCTAATTCAGTTGATTGCGCGTGAGAATGGATTGACTGTTGATGAAGCTGGCTTTGATACTGAAATGGCTGCACAGAAACAACGTTCTAAAAAAGCTGCGAGTGTTGAGACAAGCGACTGGACAATCGTAACAGAAGATGATGAAGTGGAGTTTGTTGGTTATGACCATTTAATTTCTACGTCAAGAATTATTAAATACCGTCAGGTTAAAACAAAAGGCAAAGATCAGTATCAGCTGGTATTGGATACAACTCCGTTCTATGCGGAGAGCGGTGGACAGGCTGGGGATACGGGTACTTTAGTACAAGGTGATAAGAAAATTAAAGTACTGAATACGGTAAAAGAAAATAACCTGATCATTCACATTACGGAACAATTGCCTGCTGACTTAAAAGCTCCGGTCGATTGTAAAGTAAATGTATTGCAGCGTTCGCTTACAGAAAACAATCACTCGGCAACACACTTGCTGCATGCTGCATTGAAGCAGGTATTGGGTTCGCATGTAAATCAAAAAGGTTCATTAGTGAATGAATCGGTATTGCGTTTTGACTTTTCTCATTTCTCTAAAGTAACAGAAGAAGAATTGAAAAAAGTGGAACTGATCGTAAATGAAAAGATCCGTGAAAATATTTCATTGAACGAAAGACGTAATGTACCGATTGAAGAAGCAAAGAAACTCGGTGCAATGGCCTTGTTCGGTGAGAAATATGGGGAATATGTTCGTATGATCACCTTTGATGATTCCTTCTCCCGTGAATTATGCGGTGGTACACACGTTTCTTCTACCGGTAAGATCGGATTCTTTAAAATTACAAGTGAATCGTCTGTGGCAGCCGGTGTACGCAGGATTGAAGCGTTAACGGCAACTGCTGCGGAGGTATTTGTAGATGAACAGCAAACAACGCTTGCGAAGATCACTGAACTGATGAAGAATCCAAAAGACTTAGTGAAGTCGTTGGAAGATTTATTGGAAGAGCGTATTGTATTGCAAAAACAATTGGACGAATACCAGGCTGAGAAATCAAAAGCAATTGCAAAGTCATTAAAAGATACCGTTGAAAAAGTAGGGGATATCAATGTGATCCGCGCGAAACTTGTATTGCCATCAGTTGATGCCATGCGTCAGGTTGCATACGATCTGAAACAAACAGTAGATAATTTACTGCTGGTGCTTGCGGTAAATGTAGATGGCAAACCTAACATTGCGGTAATGATCTCGGATAATTTAGTTGCAGATAAAGGATTGAATGCGTCGCAGATGATCCGTGAATTGTCGAAAGAAATTCAGGGCGGCGGCGGCGGACAGCCATTCTACGCTACAGCAGGGGGTAAAGAATTAAATGGATTGGATAAAGTGATTGCAAAATCAAAAGATCTTATTCAGGTGCATGCTTAATTTTGAGAATAGAGAAGAATTATGGATCAGTCAATTATAGATAAATATCAACCGGTTATTGGTTTGGAAGTTCATGCGCAGTTATCTACGCTGAGTAAAATATTTGCTTCAGACTCAGCAGAGTTCGGCAGTATGCCCAATACCAACGTAAGTGTTATTACACTTGGCCACCCGGGCACATTGCCCAAGCTGAATAAGCGTGTGGTAGAGTATGCCATAAAGATGGGCTTGGCATGTGGCTCAGAGATCAACCGCTTAACATTTTTCGATCGCAAGAATTATTTCTATCCCGATCTTCCGAAAGGGTTTCAAACAACGCAGGACAGAGCACCGATCTGTATTGGCGGGAGCATTAAAATTAAATTGAAGAATACCGATCAGCAGACAATCCGTTTGAATCGTATTCACATGGAAGACGATGCAGGTAAGAACATGCACCTTGCAGGTGAAGTAGATACACTCGTTGATTACAACCGTGCCGGTGTTCCATTGATCGAGATCGTTACAGAGCCCGATATCCGTACGTCGGAAGAAGCCTACGCGGTAATGTCCGAGATCCGTAAGCTGGTTCGTTATCTGGAGATCTGCGACGGTAACATGGAAGAAGGTTCTATGCGTTGTGATGCCAACGTTTCTGTAATGCTTAAAGGTGCAAAAGAATACGGTAAAAAAGTAGAAGTTAAAAACATGAACTCTGTACGTAACGTGCAGCGTGCAATTGATTTTGAAATTTTACGTCAGATTGAATTGATCGAAAAAGGAGAACAGATTGTTTCTGAATCCCGTCAGTTTGATGCGGAAGACGGTACCACACATGGTATGCGTACGAAGGAAGAACTTAACGATTACCGTTATTTCCCTGAGCCGGATCTGCAGCCTGTGGCTGTAAGTGATGCCTGGCTGGCTGAGATCAAAGCTGCCTTGCCGGCTTTACCGCAGGAGTTGTATGCAAAATTCTCAAACGAATTTAAATTATCTGAATACGATGTAAATGTATTGACAGATAGCAAAGAAATTGCCTTGTATTTCAACGAAGTATGTAATCATACTAAAAATTATAAAGCAGCATCCAACTGGGTAACCGGTGCGGTGAAATCACATTTGAATGAATTGGCGCTGCATATAAAAGACCTGAA
It encodes the following:
- a CDS encoding tetratricopeptide repeat protein, whose protein sequence is MASTYYELLGVSKYASEADIKKAFKDLAKKYHPDKHPGEAFYEEHFKKINEAYQILSDKQARQNYDFRLQYGQHAQQSRPAQNQQRAYQRPTATYQQPKYRRPKPAASGTSAYQKKLNTYYISIAIGAVVFIFACYWFYSFMNTYSSKKYFNEGLKAESRGNDMQALSFYFSALEINLKNPEVNEKIGDLYSKFATNSSYDLFYYDLELQKNFQDPDFDATSIELLKKTRNVDSLAALYYKRSFENFEMPVDKRRVGLKSIKACLKTGDYKQAADNLYKVSFLPDYKRDDSVLYYRGDVIFQTRFYDQARDNYRKFLALHPTSAEASVKIAVCHYNEHNEDYALAQLAKTIKRFPANGEAYYFLGQIHLRNNDTLKACSNFYKADSLHVLAAKPSLYKYCRN
- the dprA gene encoding DNA-processing protein DprA, with the translated sequence MQEKIYQVAVGLIPGVGAATTKTLISYCGCAEQIFKTPKGKLKNIPGIGAVTVDNIYSASVLHEAESIVERAQKLDTQLLFYTDPDYPNRLKQIPDAPTLLYYKGSSALNPPKSIAIVGTRKATEYGRSVVRKLLEEIASYKPLVVSGLAYGIDIQAHRDALELGLETIGVMANGTNIIYPSVHKNTALKMLEQGGLLSEYTFDSIAEPMRFPARNRIIAGMTDATIVIEATQSGGALITAEIADSYDREVLAVPGRITDMASEGCNNLIKQNKAHALTSAADLIELLNWDITPSQQAHKHIILADLEEDELMIYAVLTDNEGIHIDELSWKSQLSMQKISSVLLEMEFKGIVKALPGKKFSLR
- a CDS encoding MerR family transcriptional regulator translates to MPYKEKDIEKKYFSIGEVSAMFKVAPSLIRFWETEFDIFKPQKNRRGNRQFTKEDIENFRLIYNLVKERGYTLQGAKEMLKVDRHKSKDKMELLDSLQKVRDFLVDLKKQME
- the alaS gene encoding alanine--tRNA ligase, which gives rise to MTSAEIRQQFLDFFASKGHQIVPSAPIVNKNDPTLMFTNAGMNQFKDYFLGNETPKYRRIADTQKCLRVSGKHNDLEEVGIDTYHHTMFEMLGNWSFGDYFKEEAIAWSWELLTSVYKLPKDRLYVTIFEGDDKEKLARDTEAYNFWKKWIAEDRILLGNKKDNFWEMGEQGPCGPCSEIHVDLRTDEEVKAVDGKTLVNNDHPQVVEIWNNVFIQFNRKADGSLEELPDKHVDTGMGFERLCMAIQKKKSNYDTDVFTPMIDFVAKAAGIKYGADEKTDIAMRVMADHIRAISFVIADGQLPSNNKAGYVIRRILRRAVRYAYTFLNLKEPFLYKLVAVLADQLAHVFPELKSQQDFVAKVVQEEEISFLRTLDIGLSKLEQIREELKAKKATTIDGKTAFELYDTFGFPLDLIQLIARENGLTVDEAGFDTEMAAQKQRSKKAASVETSDWTIVTEDDEVEFVGYDHLISTSRIIKYRQVKTKGKDQYQLVLDTTPFYAESGGQAGDTGTLVQGDKKIKVLNTVKENNLIIHITEQLPADLKAPVDCKVNVLQRSLTENNHSATHLLHAALKQVLGSHVNQKGSLVNESVLRFDFSHFSKVTEEELKKVELIVNEKIRENISLNERRNVPIEEAKKLGAMALFGEKYGEYVRMITFDDSFSRELCGGTHVSSTGKIGFFKITSESSVAAGVRRIEALTATAAEVFVDEQQTTLAKITELMKNPKDLVKSLEDLLEERIVLQKQLDEYQAEKSKAIAKSLKDTVEKVGDINVIRAKLVLPSVDAMRQVAYDLKQTVDNLLLVLAVNVDGKPNIAVMISDNLVADKGLNASQMIRELSKEIQGGGGGQPFYATAGGKELNGLDKVIAKSKDLIQVHA
- the gatB gene encoding Asp-tRNA(Asn)/Glu-tRNA(Gln) amidotransferase subunit GatB; this translates as MDQSIIDKYQPVIGLEVHAQLSTLSKIFASDSAEFGSMPNTNVSVITLGHPGTLPKLNKRVVEYAIKMGLACGSEINRLTFFDRKNYFYPDLPKGFQTTQDRAPICIGGSIKIKLKNTDQQTIRLNRIHMEDDAGKNMHLAGEVDTLVDYNRAGVPLIEIVTEPDIRTSEEAYAVMSEIRKLVRYLEICDGNMEEGSMRCDANVSVMLKGAKEYGKKVEVKNMNSVRNVQRAIDFEILRQIELIEKGEQIVSESRQFDAEDGTTHGMRTKEELNDYRYFPEPDLQPVAVSDAWLAEIKAALPALPQELYAKFSNEFKLSEYDVNVLTDSKEIALYFNEVCNHTKNYKAASNWVTGAVKSHLNELALHIKDLKVYPEQIALLVDLIDSGKVNTTIASQSIFPELLKGTSKSPQQIAEEMNLIQQSNTDELIPLIQEIIAKYPAKVAEYKGGKTGILSMFMGDLMKATKGKADPKVATELIKQVLEA